The DNA window CCGGGTTGATGCCGCTCCCGCCGAAACCGCCGCTGCAGCCGTTCGGCTCCCCATCGGTGGCGAGGATGATGATCTTCGGCCCCTGCGCCGCGAGGCCTTGAACCCTCTTCTGCACGGCGTCCAGCGCCTCGCCGGTGGGCGTGCTGCTCCCGGGGGTTTCCTTGCCGTAGACGGCGTCGATCGCGCCGAAGTTGTTGAGCGCCGCCGGGACGTCGACCAGCCTGGGACAGGTGCCGCCGCTTCCACCCGGCGTGGTGTAGAGGGTCAGGCCGAACACCACGCGCCCCTCGAGGCGCTTGACGACCCCGGTCGTGGGATTCATCAGCGTGTTGTAGAGCGCGGTCCACCGGGACGTGGTGCCGAAGGGGTCGTTCATGCTCTTCGACTGGTCGACCAGGAGCTGAACGGTCGGGACCGCCCCAGTGGTCTTCACGTTGGTCTCGGCGCAGATCGCGGTTTCACCGCTGAAGCCGTCGAAGAGCGGGACGCCGCTCTCGCTGAACGAACCGCCGTCGCTGCCGCTCACTCCGACGCTCCCGCCGTTGCAGGCGCACAGCGCGAGCATCGAACAGGCGCAGCCCCAGAACCCCATGGATCGCCCTGGTGAGTATTGCATCCAAATATCGTAACACAGGAAACTATTAATTCATGCAGAGATATCAGGCCGCCCCGGTTACCGCTCCCCTTCCAGGCCCGCCGGAGCTAGCGTGCCCAGGACACCTTGGAGGA is part of the Deltaproteobacteria bacterium genome and encodes:
- a CDS encoding VWA domain-containing protein; this translates as MQYSPGRSMGFWGCACSMLALCACNGGSVGVSGSDGGSFSESGVPLFDGFSGETAICAETNVKTTGAVPTVQLLVDQSKSMNDPFGTTSRWTALYNTLMNPTTGVVKRLEGRVVFGLTLYTTPGGSGGTCPRLVDVPAALNNFGAIDAVYGKETPGSSTPTGEALDAVQKRVQGLAAQGPKIIILATDGEPNGCSGGFGGSGINPAGRQRVVTAAQASFAAGIRVFVISVGDQVGASHLQEVANAGIGLAPTSPQKATYYQALVPDSLVRAFDTIVGGVVGCSFKLEGKGVHPAFASKGKVWLDNQPIAFETQWKLVDSTTLELLGDACDKVKAGVGHEVRGTFPCGAVIK